A window from Balearica regulorum gibbericeps isolate bBalReg1 chromosome 1, bBalReg1.pri, whole genome shotgun sequence encodes these proteins:
- the LOC104643897 gene encoding solute carrier family 2, facilitated glucose transporter member 3, with product MDAKKRITAPLICAVSIAAIGSLQFGYNTGVINAPEKIIQSFFNRTLSERSGQVVSPELLTSLWSLSVAIFSVGGMIGSFSVSLFVNRFGRRNSMLLVNVLAFAGGTLMAFSKMAKAVEMLIIGRFIIGLFCGLCTGFVPMYISEVSPTSLRGAFGTLNQLGIVVGILVAQIFGLEGIMGTEALWPLLLGFTVLPAILQCVALLFCPESPRFLLINKMEEEKAQAVLQKLRGTQDVSQDILEMKEESAKMSQEKKATVPELFRSPNYRQAIIIAIMLQLSQQLSGINAVFYYSTGIFERAGITQPVYATIGAGVVNTVFTVVSLFLVERAGRRTLHLVGLGGMAVCAVLMTVALALKDFVEWIRYISIVATFGFVALFEIGPGPIPWFIVAELFSQGPRPAAMAVAGCSNWTSNFLVGMLFPYAEKLCGSYVFLIFLVFLVIFFVFTFFKVPETKGRTFEDISRGFEGRGEASSTSPVEKNPMVELNSIQPDKEVA from the exons ATGGATGCTAAAAAG AGAATCACAGCGCCCCTTATCTGTGCTGTTTCCATTGCTGCCATTGGATCTCTCCAGTTTGGGTACAACACTGGTGTCATCAATGCTCCTGAGAAG ATCATCCAAAGCTTCTTCAACAGAACGCTCTCTGAACGGAGTGGCCAGGTTGTCTCCCCTGAGCTGCTCACATCTCTGTGGTCCCTTTCTGTGGCCATCTTCTCGGTAGGAGGTATGATCGGCTCTTTCTCAGTCAGCCTGTTCGTCAACAGATTTGGCAG GAGGAACTCCATGCTCCTGGTGAATGTCTTGGCCTTTGCTGGTGGCACTCTCATGGCCTTCTCTAAGATGGCAAAGGCAGTGGAGATGCTGATTATTGGCCGCTTCATTATTGGCCTCTTCTGTGGTCTCTGTACCGGCTTTGTGCCCATGTACATCAGTGAAGTCTCACCCACCAGCCTCCGTGGAGCCTTTGGCACCCTCAACCAGCTGGGCATTGTGGTGGGCATCCTGGTGGCCCAG ATCTTTGGCCTGGAGGGAATCATGGGGACTGAAGCACTTTGGCCACTGCTTTTGGGGTTCACGGTCCTCCCAGCAATCCTGCAGTGTGTGGctcttcttttctgccctgAGAGTCCCCGTTTCCTCTTGATCAACaagatggaggaagagaaagcacaAGCAG TTCTCCAGAAGCTCCGTGGTACACAAGATGTGTCTCAAGACATCCTGGAGATGAAAGAAGAGAGTGCTAAAATGtcccaggaaaagaaagcaactgTGCCAGAGCTCTTCCGTTCTCCAAACTATCGTCAAGCCATTATCATTGCCATCATGCTGCAGCTCTCCCAACAGCTCTCAGGCATCAATGCT gTATTCTATTATTCTACAGGGATTTTTGAAAGAGCTGGTATCACGCAGCCTGTGTATGCCACTATTGGAGCTGGTGTGGTAAACACAGTCTTCACTGTTGTGTCG CTGTTCCTGGTGGAGCGTGCAGGGCGCAGGACCCTCCATTTAGTTGGTTTGGGTGGCATGGCTGTGTGTGCTGTTCTTATGACGGTTGCTTTAGCTCTGAAG GACTTTGTGGAGTGGATCAGATACATCAGCATTGTTGCTACTTTTGGCTTTGTGGCTCTTTTTGAGATTGGCCCTGGCCCTATCCCCTGGTTCATTGTGGCAGAACTCTTCAGCCAGGGCCCACGGCCTGCAGCCATGGCAGTGGCTGGTTGTTCCAACTGGACCTCTAATTTCTTAGTGGGAATGCTCTTCCCCTATGCAGAG AAACTATGTGGCTCCTATgtcttcctcatcttccttgttttcctggTCATCTTCTTTGTCTTCACCTTCTTCAAAGTGCCAGAGACCAAGGGCAGGACTTTTGAAGACATCTCCAGAGGCTTTGAAGGACGAGGAGAAGCCAGCTCCACATCACCTGTAGAGAAGAACCCCATGGTGGAGCTGAACAGCATACAACCTGACAAAGAAGTTGCCTAA